The Aedes aegypti strain LVP_AGWG chromosome 1, AaegL5.0 Primary Assembly, whole genome shotgun sequence sequence GTAAATGTTGACGAAAAAGGAAGATGGAGTCATGTTTACCCGATGTGACTCAGTGATACAACTCCGAACCGgtggaattttccaaaaaatccactGATCATCGCAAAACTAAACATCTATACGATTCCATTGGACGAAATACCGTCAAAAATTGTATAAATAGCACCCTTTAGGATTTTCTATTTGCTGGGCGGatacaagtattttttttttcttaaattcttataaaaattcctgaaggtcgTATCTTTGGAGAACTCCTAAAAACATTCTGAAGATTCCtctatgaaataaatgattaattccttcataaattcaGCAATGTTTGGAGGAATTCGTATTCATAAAGCAATCCTTTTAGGAGCatgtggatgaattcttcaaCGAGGAATCTACAGAGCATTTTCTAGTTGAATCGCTAGAAGGATTCCTGGTGGATTCGTTAGAAAATTGCAACTGGAAATTATAGAGTTATCCTTGCGagatttcttgcagaaattcggaaaaaaattaTCGGAGCAAAAATGCAGGAATCTTAGGAGGAATCCCTAGGAAAATCCATAATAGATTCCTTGGAATGATTATTGGAGGAATCTGTAGACTGGActcttctggagaaatcttcttcttcttggcattacgtcctcattgggacagagcctgcttctcagcttagtgttcaatgatcacttccacagttattaattgagagctttctttgccaaagttgccatattCGTATTCGAATATCGTgtagcaagtacgatgatactctatgcccaagtaagtcaatgaaatttccattacgaaaagatcctggaccgaccgggaatcgaacccagacaccttcagcatggctttgctttgcagccgcggactctaaccactcggctaaggaaggcccatctGGAGTAATATCGTATGCATAATCCCTAGTTCTATAATCGATCATCTCAAGCATTAATGGAAAGTGAGTAAAATTCAGTTCATTTTGGTGTGTCTCTAAAATTAGATTATTCTATATAATGAGAATAAGGATTATGCAAAAATGACGTCCACAAATTTTCCTAGATTTCAGCTTTGAATAGAATGGAATATGCTAATCtcgggcttcccaaattatggatttgtgtcgctccgcttgttgctggctcacttggttgtaaaaaaaaagtagggtagaagcaccggtttgtagccataggggattatacaccgttttacatagctaatcaacatgaaaccttttgtgttcagaattttagcTCCCATACatctaatttggccagggcactcctaatttggccagggcactcctaatttggccccTCTCATAAAAACAAAACGATTGGctaatttaggaaccgaagataaatctctggccgaaactggttccgttggcctatattgaccaacggcattttcaataaaaaaaaaatggttttatctcagttttgatattttatacacATATAATGGAttaaaagcttgcatttgacatatttgtagtataaatacggcttcccatttcatttgtattgacattttctcttaggctggccaaaccggtgcttttaccttGCGACGACAAGAGGTGCCccgaatccatattttggggagcaagggTTCTACtatactgaaatgaattttattgtggAAACTattgaatccatggtaaaattaagaactgcaccaacgattttcaaccgactgcattcatctgttaactctaccaaaacatagtcaacatcactacacaagaaaatttcttttgttgatttaaccagagttgtagtatttttgactaggaacattcttgatttgagaagtttagcatcatacttttgaccacactgtgttgtacggtgagtgtcacggattgaaatacaatgctttgtagtggatgctactatggacatagtcaaatttactgcactgctcagtgattttcaccagattataataaacttaacagattttgtagtcggttgaaaatagttggtgcagttcttaattctaccatggattcggtatatttgtttgcgtgtaccaaatttcttctttcaatcTCACGAATTTCATGTTCTGTCACACATGGCTATCTTAAGCCCCTACATTCGTATTCAATAAGTAAAGCAGTCAGTTTTCATTACAAAAACtttagacattcatgttttGATTCACACGACAATCTTATGTTGATACCGTGAATGACGAAATTCATATGGCTACCAAACTCGAGTCATGTGGTTTTCTTATTGCGCAAATAtgtaagtaaaacacacgaccttgacgtgtggATTTTTTCCAGTGTATATAATAATCCATTTTACGAGCTGTTTAACTGGTTTAACTGATCGCTAATTTTATGAATGACATTTTGACAGAAGGCGGTGTCGTAGCgtttgaaagtaacagcaatatcatcagtgttgtcgtttcgtaaaatggactatggaCATCCCCATGTTTCCAGTATAAATAACTTACTTACAGATAGGGAatccgtcctgatttagcaggacatgtcctgatttCAGCTTTTTTTAGCTTAAATTGTTTGCACATCTTTTCGAAAATACATGAAATGTCCTGATTTTCTCTACTGATCAGATGGTATCCCTCTTGCTTACCTGTTTGCCACGGAATTCTATCTGGAAATTCTTAGCCGACTCCTGGGTCACTCGTCCACCGAAGTCCAGTTGATACACTTGGCTGTTTTCATTCCACATGGGAGCCTTATTGTGCATAACGAATTCTCGTCTCACTGGAGCCTGCGGCTGAAAGGAACTCGTAATTCCATTTGGCTCAATTTTACCACGTTTTAGCTACAAAACAATATAATAAcggaaataagtttttcaaccatttttgatAGACTAATTCTCACCTTTTGTCGGAGTTGAGCCTTTTGAAACGTTTCCAAGTCACGATACTGCTTGTTGTTGTTACTCCCACTTCCTCCGCTACTGTCGTCTGTCTGGGTCAACAATTGATTTTCATCGTCAGAGCTTTCCGTATGCTGCTTCTTCCGCTGCCTCCGATTCAGTAGCGGTGAATTCAATATATGACGAATAGGCGAAGCACTTTGGTGACGTTTGCTCTTTTTACTCGGAGCAGGTGAAGCCGGTGAACTGCGTGGCAAACGAGAATTCGACGGAGATGAGGGTGGCGTTAGACGGCCTTCGTCAAGATCCCTCAGCCGGCTGATGATGTTTTCAAGGGTGGTCAAAGCTTGCGTGTGAAGCGAAACCGAAGCTTTCTGCTCAACGGGAGTAATTTCCACTGGTTGAAGGGATGGTCCCTCGCCATTGTTGTTTTCTATACTTGGACCAGGACAACTATCGTTGCGACGATGTCGCCGAGGTGATTCGTCTTTTCGTCTGCTTTTTCGACTTTCGCCGTTTTCACTTTTACTTGTTTCGGACTTGCGAGCCATTACTGGAGTGCTGCTTTCACTCTGCAATTTTGACGAGTCGGTTCTATTCAAGGAACGATGTCTTCGACTAAATAGAGGACTGTCGGTAAAGCTTGTAACTATCTCGAAATTTTTCCTAATTTTGGACTTCGGCGTGCTACACGATCCATTAGTATCTCCATtactattgttgtttttcttgtCGTTAGTAGTTTTCGTTCCACTGGTTCCACTAGAGGTATCCTTAAGTACCAATTCTCCGTTATTACTATAAACTGAACTAATGTATTGCTCAAGTATTGATCGCTTGGCTTTGGGGGGAGCTTGTGGAGGTTTCGCGCTTATTATATCTACGTAAATGTGGTTTTGGTGGTCTTCTATACTATTATTTTCTTTGTCTACTCCATTGGAAGTTCCTCCATTCTTTCGGCACTTCACACATACTGTTTCTGTGGAGTTAACAGTCGGAGAAATCGTTTTACATATAGAACAAGATTTTGGCTTCTCCTTCCGATTGAGAATAGGTGTTTTGGAAATAGGTAGAATAGGGCCTGTTACTcctggaaatttcattgatggTCTTCGTTTTGTTGATGCTGCGGAGGATGATCCAGTTGGCGCATTCGGACGCATTCGATCGGTCTGATCCGACGAAGAGTATTCAGTTTCATTCTCTGAAAGCTCGTTCACTTTGGGCATCTGCCGGAAAAGATTTATCAGGTCTCGGTTCAAATTGGGCGAATCCTGCAGTATGTCGCACGAGTCTAAACTTTTAGATTTGCAACCTTGGCGCAGTTTTGCTTTCTTCATATCATCAAAATTACGACGGTACTTTTTCTGCCGCTTCTTATCAACCAAAACTAACCGTTTATAAGGAGTTTCTTTACGCATCATCGTAAGTACAGCATCACTAGGGACAATTTCCATATTATCTAGATAGCCTACACTACAGCTACGTGTGATAGACTCTGGAATACCACTCGCCACAACAGGAGTCATTGAAATTACGGTCGGAGTGCGTTTCATGATAGCACCAGATGGGTTACTGCTGCAGTTGCTAGTTCCACTGGTGCTAGGCTCTGGAACAACTGGCGTAGCAGAGGTAGATGGAGTTTCTTCGTCgatgtattttaaattttgcttcttcggaGTTCCATGCTTACTACCACTACCCGTGGAATGTGACGAGTCTCTACTACTACTATTGTTAGCTTTGGCTTCTATCCGTTCCAAATTGAGATTTAGATTTAATGGTACCGGGTTGACGTGAGACTGATTGTTGGTACGACTATGATCCGAGGACATAATGGCGTTTTTCACCTGAACAACATTGTTAACGTAATCCGTATTACTTGAATAACTCATAAGGGTAGTTTGTCCGGCTGGTGGTCTATCAAAAATAATATCACTAGGAGCTACAGCATTCTTCGGTGACTGTAGCGTTGGAACGGAACCTTCGCAGTACAGTGGAGATATGGCAACACGTGATTGACTACTAGACGCAGATGATGGTCTACTGCATTGGCTAACTAAACTAGAATAACTAATTCCTTGACGGGGAGGATTTGCAACAGTGCGTGACGGTTCTCCATCTGGTCCATCGGTGTCATCTTCATAGGATTCGGCACGAGCTAGAGGGCCAAGATGAGGCAATGGAGGACGACCGTTGGAGGCAGATGCCAGCGAAGAAGGTGTTTGACGACGCGGTCGAGAAGGAAATCGATTTGGACGAGGTGACATAGGGGCTATCGGAGGAGCGGTTTCTACAAGTTTGCGACCACCAGAACCAAAATGAGTTTGATTGtgttcttcttcatcttctgaAAATATGTTGGGATTAAAGTTCGGGTCCGGCCCAGTTGGGAAATCATCCCGAAGTTCAGTAATAACTAAGGTCATTTGGCGTGGTTGTAGGTGAAGTAAAGACGTTTTATAAGTAACTTGACCAAGATTTGCCGGAAGTGTTTTTGCTAAACCGTGAATTTTAAACTTAGTTCCCCAGATATTTGACGTGACTTCCACCAGTTTGACATGCTGTAAAATAAGATAAATCATGTAAGAATGACTTTAAACTATTATATGATATAAGAACAAACCTCTGGTAATGTATCCAGGTATGCCAATTCCTCGTTATTCTCAGTAGAATCAGAGTTTTGATTAGGAGAGCGATCGCTATTACTCGGTTGTCGCTTTTTAGTTCGTGCTTTTCGTTTTCTGGACAATCGAGGCGAACCTGCAATGACAGACAATGTTAGCAATacattttttcgaacatcgaaTGATAATACTCACGACAACCTTCTTCTATATCACTTTCCGAACTGTCTGATCTTCCGGTGGTCCCACTCGTCGAATGACTGGACGCTGATGAACTTTTTGAAGTTGTGATCGTTGAATCTGATGAGTAGGTGACGTAAGAGGATATTTCTGTAAGTGAAAAATGGGATCGCATCTTCCATGTTCTGTTCGCCTTATAACGTGTACTT is a genomic window containing:
- the LOC5577522 gene encoding tubby-related protein 4 isoform X1; this translates as MHLHFEKSTNTKCDCSILSLSWMGKVPDDIPEEEGWKLNRTNYYQEGWLATGNVRGIVGVTFTTSHCKKNVEYPLRTNYNLRGHRSDVILVKWNEPYQKLASCDSSGIIFVWIKYEGRWSVELINDRNTPVTHFSWSHDGRMALICYQDGFVLVGSVAGQRYWSSMLNLDATITCGIWTPDDQQVYFGTTQGQIIVMDVHGAMVSQVQLGSDTGITAMAWSCEKFKMEEGEDTEPGVTNASKRSFVLAVSFQNGYIYLLKSFDDVSPCHIHTEMNGNLGFVMEWSNSRELLAVAGSEIAAESETTETPAMPVYNNLLKFYTESGNLLYTAKIPCTTTPVSALTWGHNDKRIFIATGTQVHIAWVSRRVASLQLFCRLQVQSSLTSEAMLPKLPLPGRIKALIGNLFAQTIRCCVPDLKYLREFVSRPPVCSTRLHCTMIRHDEDANQSSGTCYTLYLEFLGGLVPLLKGKRTSKIRPEFVIFDPQIDEISSYVTYSSDSTITTSKSSSASSHSTSGTTGRSDSSESDIEEGCRSPRLSRKRKARTKKRQPSNSDRSPNQNSDSTENNEELAYLDTLPEHVKLVEVTSNIWGTKFKIHGLAKTLPANLGQVTYKTSLLHLQPRQMTLVITELRDDFPTGPDPNFNPNIFSEDEEEHNQTHFGSGGRKLVETAPPIAPMSPRPNRFPSRPRRQTPSSLASASNGRPPLPHLGPLARAESYEDDTDGPDGEPSRTVANPPRQGISYSSLVSQCSRPSSASSSQSRVAISPLYCEGSVPTLQSPKNAVAPSDIIFDRPPAGQTTLMSYSSNTDYVNNVVQVKNAIMSSDHSRTNNQSHVNPVPLNLNLNLERIEAKANNSSSRDSSHSTGSGSKHGTPKKQNLKYIDEETPSTSATPVVPEPSTSGTSNCSSNPSGAIMKRTPTVISMTPVVASGIPESITRSCSVGYLDNMEIVPSDAVLTMMRKETPYKRLVLVDKKRQKKYRRNFDDMKKAKLRQGCKSKSLDSCDILQDSPNLNRDLINLFRQMPKVNELSENETEYSSSDQTDRMRPNAPTGSSSAASTKRRPSMKFPGVTGPILPISKTPILNRKEKPKSCSICKTISPTVNSTETVCVKCRKNGGTSNGVDKENNSIEDHQNHIYVDIISAKPPQAPPKAKRSILEQYISSVYSNNGELVLKDTSSGTSGTKTTNDKKNNNSNGDTNGSCSTPKSKIRKNFEIVTSFTDSPLFSRRHRSLNRTDSSKLQSESSTPVMARKSETSKSENGESRKSRRKDESPRRHRRNDSCPGPSIENNNGEGPSLQPVEITPVEQKASVSLHTQALTTLENIISRLRDLDEGRLTPPSSPSNSRLPRSSPASPAPSKKSKRHQSASPIRHILNSPLLNRRQRKKQHTESSDDENQLLTQTDDSSGGSGSNNNKQYRDLETFQKAQLRQKLKRGKIEPNGITSSFQPQAPVRREFVMHNKAPMWNENSQVYQLDFGGRVTQESAKNFQIEFRGKQVMQFGRIDGNAYTLDFQYPFSALQAFAVALANVTQRLK
- the LOC5577522 gene encoding tubby-related protein 4 isoform X2; protein product: MHLHFEKSTNTKCDCSILSLSWMGKVPDDIPEEEGWKLNRTNYYQEGWLATGNVRGIVGVTFTTSHCKKNVEYPLRTNYNLRGHRSDVILVKWNEPYQKLASCDSSGIIFVWIKYEGRWSVELINDRNTPVTHFSWSHDGRMALICYQDGFVLVGSVAGQRYWSSMLNLDATITCGIWTPDDQQVYFGTTQGQIIVMDVHGAMVSQVQLGSDTGITAMAWSCEKFKMEEGEDTEPGVTNASKRSFVLAVSFQNGYIYLLKSFDDVSPCHIHTEMNGNLGFVMEWSNSRELLAVAGSEIAAESETTETPAMPVYNNLLKFYTESGNLLYTAKIPCTTTPVSALTWGHNDKRIFIATGTQVHIAWVSRRVASLQLFCRLQVQSSLTSEAMLPKLPLPGRIKALIGNLFAQTIRCCVPDLKYLREFVSRPPVCSTRLHCTMIRHDEDANQSSGTCYTLYLEFLGGLVPLLKGKRTSKIRPEFVIFDPQIDEISSYVTYSSDSTITTSKSSSASSHSTSGTTGRSDSSESDIEEGSPRLSRKRKARTKKRQPSNSDRSPNQNSDSTENNEELAYLDTLPEHVKLVEVTSNIWGTKFKIHGLAKTLPANLGQVTYKTSLLHLQPRQMTLVITELRDDFPTGPDPNFNPNIFSEDEEEHNQTHFGSGGRKLVETAPPIAPMSPRPNRFPSRPRRQTPSSLASASNGRPPLPHLGPLARAESYEDDTDGPDGEPSRTVANPPRQGISYSSLVSQCSRPSSASSSQSRVAISPLYCEGSVPTLQSPKNAVAPSDIIFDRPPAGQTTLMSYSSNTDYVNNVVQVKNAIMSSDHSRTNNQSHVNPVPLNLNLNLERIEAKANNSSSRDSSHSTGSGSKHGTPKKQNLKYIDEETPSTSATPVVPEPSTSGTSNCSSNPSGAIMKRTPTVISMTPVVASGIPESITRSCSVGYLDNMEIVPSDAVLTMMRKETPYKRLVLVDKKRQKKYRRNFDDMKKAKLRQGCKSKSLDSCDILQDSPNLNRDLINLFRQMPKVNELSENETEYSSSDQTDRMRPNAPTGSSSAASTKRRPSMKFPGVTGPILPISKTPILNRKEKPKSCSICKTISPTVNSTETVCVKCRKNGGTSNGVDKENNSIEDHQNHIYVDIISAKPPQAPPKAKRSILEQYISSVYSNNGELVLKDTSSGTSGTKTTNDKKNNNSNGDTNGSCSTPKSKIRKNFEIVTSFTDSPLFSRRHRSLNRTDSSKLQSESSTPVMARKSETSKSENGESRKSRRKDESPRRHRRNDSCPGPSIENNNGEGPSLQPVEITPVEQKASVSLHTQALTTLENIISRLRDLDEGRLTPPSSPSNSRLPRSSPASPAPSKKSKRHQSASPIRHILNSPLLNRRQRKKQHTESSDDENQLLTQTDDSSGGSGSNNNKQYRDLETFQKAQLRQKLKRGKIEPNGITSSFQPQAPVRREFVMHNKAPMWNENSQVYQLDFGGRVTQESAKNFQIEFRGKQVMQFGRIDGNAYTLDFQYPFSALQAFAVALANVTQRLK
- the LOC5577522 gene encoding tubby-related protein 4 isoform X3; this encodes MHLHFEKSTNTKCDCSILSLSWMGKVPDDIPEEEGWKLNRTNYYQEGWLATGNVRGIVGVTFTTSHCKKNVEYPLRTNYNLRGHRSDVILVKWNEPYQKLASCDSSGIIFVWIKYEGRWSVELINDRNTPVTHFSWSHDGRMALICYQDGFVLVGSVAGQRYWSSMLNLDATITCGIWTPDDQQVYFGTTQGQIIVMDVHGAMVSQVQLGSDTGITAMAWSCEKFKMEEGEDTEPGVTNASKRSFVLAVSFQNGYIYLLKSFDDVSPCHIHTEMNGNLGFVMEWSNSRELLAVAGSEIAAESETTETPAMPVYNNLLKFYTESGNLLYTAKIPCTTTPVSALTWGHNDKRIFIATGTQVHIAWVSRRVASLQLFCRLQVQSSLTSEAMLPKLPLPGRIKALIGNLFAQTIRCCVPDLKYLREFVSRPPVCSTRLHCTMIRHDEDANQSSGTCYTLYLEFLGGLVPLLKGKRTSKIRPEFVIFDPQIDDSTITTSKSSSASSHSTSGTTGRSDSSESDIEEGCRSPRLSRKRKARTKKRQPSNSDRSPNQNSDSTENNEELAYLDTLPEHVKLVEVTSNIWGTKFKIHGLAKTLPANLGQVTYKTSLLHLQPRQMTLVITELRDDFPTGPDPNFNPNIFSEDEEEHNQTHFGSGGRKLVETAPPIAPMSPRPNRFPSRPRRQTPSSLASASNGRPPLPHLGPLARAESYEDDTDGPDGEPSRTVANPPRQGISYSSLVSQCSRPSSASSSQSRVAISPLYCEGSVPTLQSPKNAVAPSDIIFDRPPAGQTTLMSYSSNTDYVNNVVQVKNAIMSSDHSRTNNQSHVNPVPLNLNLNLERIEAKANNSSSRDSSHSTGSGSKHGTPKKQNLKYIDEETPSTSATPVVPEPSTSGTSNCSSNPSGAIMKRTPTVISMTPVVASGIPESITRSCSVGYLDNMEIVPSDAVLTMMRKETPYKRLVLVDKKRQKKYRRNFDDMKKAKLRQGCKSKSLDSCDILQDSPNLNRDLINLFRQMPKVNELSENETEYSSSDQTDRMRPNAPTGSSSAASTKRRPSMKFPGVTGPILPISKTPILNRKEKPKSCSICKTISPTVNSTETVCVKCRKNGGTSNGVDKENNSIEDHQNHIYVDIISAKPPQAPPKAKRSILEQYISSVYSNNGELVLKDTSSGTSGTKTTNDKKNNNSNGDTNGSCSTPKSKIRKNFEIVTSFTDSPLFSRRHRSLNRTDSSKLQSESSTPVMARKSETSKSENGESRKSRRKDESPRRHRRNDSCPGPSIENNNGEGPSLQPVEITPVEQKASVSLHTQALTTLENIISRLRDLDEGRLTPPSSPSNSRLPRSSPASPAPSKKSKRHQSASPIRHILNSPLLNRRQRKKQHTESSDDENQLLTQTDDSSGGSGSNNNKQYRDLETFQKAQLRQKLKRGKIEPNGITSSFQPQAPVRREFVMHNKAPMWNENSQVYQLDFGGRVTQESAKNFQIEFRGKQVMQFGRIDGNAYTLDFQYPFSALQAFAVALANVTQRLK